A single region of the Microlunatus panaciterrae genome encodes:
- a CDS encoding metalloregulator ArsR/SmtB family transcription factor — MARAATTSDVFNAVAEPGRRDILDVLADGELSVGDLVSRLGLPQPVVSKHLAVLRAVDLVSVRVDGRSRLYRVNATALTPMYHWLTRFERLWSERLDRFEDVLAELREDNAPRRSE, encoded by the coding sequence GTGGCACGCGCAGCAACGACCTCGGATGTGTTCAACGCGGTGGCCGAACCCGGCCGTCGTGACATCCTCGACGTACTCGCTGACGGCGAGCTGTCGGTCGGCGACCTGGTGTCTCGGCTGGGGCTCCCCCAGCCGGTGGTGTCCAAGCACCTGGCCGTGCTGCGGGCGGTCGACCTGGTGTCGGTGCGCGTCGACGGACGCAGCCGGCTGTACCGGGTCAACGCCACTGCGCTGACGCCGATGTACCACTGGCTGACCAGGTTCGAGCGGCTCTGGAGCGAGCGGCTCGATCGCTTCGAGGACGTCCTCGCCGAGCTGCGCGA
- a CDS encoding zinc-binding dehydrogenase, with product MSPTTREIRLASRPVGEPTESNFRLVETELPEPGPGEVLVRNLAMSVDPYMRGRMNDGPSYAPPWGLDEPATGGAVGTVVSSRLPELPEGSLVLHYLGWREHAVVPADQLTVIQPVEGVAPTRYLGVLGMPGLTAYAGLFRVAAFQPGQTVFVSGAAGAVGSLVGQFARLRGAGRVIGSAGSAAKVSFLTEELGFDAAFDYHDGAVVDQLRRAAPDGIDVYFDNVGGEHLEAAIDVANVHARFALCGSISGYNATEKPCGPSNMSQITGKRLTLQGFLVGDHTDLQAEFAETVGGWLRSGRLQAPETFVDGLENAVPAFIAMMRGGNVGKMVVRL from the coding sequence GTGAGCCCAACAACGCGTGAGATCAGACTGGCCTCCCGACCCGTCGGCGAGCCGACCGAGAGCAACTTCCGGCTGGTGGAGACGGAGCTGCCCGAACCGGGCCCCGGGGAGGTGCTGGTCCGCAACCTCGCCATGTCGGTAGACCCGTACATGCGCGGTCGGATGAACGACGGTCCCTCCTATGCGCCACCGTGGGGCCTGGACGAGCCGGCGACCGGCGGAGCGGTGGGCACGGTGGTGTCCTCCCGGCTGCCGGAGCTGCCCGAGGGCAGCCTGGTGCTGCACTACTTGGGCTGGCGCGAACATGCGGTGGTGCCGGCCGACCAGCTGACCGTGATCCAGCCGGTCGAGGGTGTCGCCCCGACGCGCTATCTCGGAGTGCTGGGCATGCCCGGACTGACCGCCTACGCCGGACTGTTCAGGGTCGCCGCCTTCCAGCCCGGGCAGACCGTCTTCGTCTCCGGCGCGGCCGGGGCGGTCGGCAGCCTGGTTGGGCAGTTCGCCCGGCTGCGCGGCGCCGGCCGGGTGATCGGCAGCGCCGGCTCGGCGGCCAAGGTGTCGTTCCTGACCGAGGAGCTGGGTTTCGACGCCGCCTTCGACTATCACGACGGAGCTGTCGTCGACCAGCTGCGACGCGCGGCACCGGACGGCATCGACGTCTATTTCGACAATGTGGGAGGCGAGCACCTGGAGGCGGCGATCGACGTCGCCAACGTGCATGCCCGGTTCGCCCTGTGTGGTTCGATCTCGGGTTACAACGCCACCGAGAAGCCGTGCGGCCCGAGCAACATGTCCCAGATCACCGGCAAGCGGCTGACCCTGCAGGGGTTCCTGGTGGGTGACCACACCGACCTGCAGGCTGAGTTCGCCGAGACCGTCGGCGGCTGGCTCCGATCGGGTCGGCTGCAGGCGCCGGAGACGTTCGTCGACGGGTTGGAGAACGCTGTGCCGGCCTTCATCGCCATGATGCGCGGCGGCAACGTCGGAAAGATGGTGGTCAGGCTCTAG
- a CDS encoding TspO/MBR family protein, translating into MSLPTSADRVRQVAVTLSEVFCVIGTLFGVGVLGTRVQESSGGALAADATLLAPAGPAFSIWSLIYLGLAAYTVWQWLPRNATGERFRRTGWLAAVSMVLNAGWLLVTQVGWIWVSVIVIIALLVSLGELVRRLTSRPASGTAERLIVDGTFGAYLGWVSVATCANITAALVASGVTPSRSISVLWSVVVLVVVAAVGVVLAWTFRGRVAVAAAMAWGLAWITVGRLTDQPRSAATALVAALVAVVIIAATIREKLRHRARLAR; encoded by the coding sequence ATGAGCCTGCCGACGTCGGCCGATCGGGTCCGCCAGGTGGCGGTGACCCTCAGCGAGGTCTTCTGTGTCATCGGCACCCTGTTCGGGGTCGGGGTGCTGGGTACCCGGGTGCAGGAGTCCTCGGGCGGTGCGCTGGCCGCGGACGCGACACTCCTGGCGCCGGCCGGGCCGGCCTTCAGCATCTGGAGCCTGATCTACCTCGGGCTGGCGGCCTACACGGTGTGGCAGTGGCTGCCGCGGAACGCGACCGGCGAGCGGTTCCGCCGAACGGGCTGGCTGGCCGCGGTTTCGATGGTCCTCAACGCGGGCTGGCTGCTGGTCACCCAGGTCGGCTGGATCTGGGTCAGCGTGATCGTGATCATCGCGCTGCTGGTCTCCCTGGGCGAGCTGGTCCGCCGGCTGACCAGCAGACCGGCCTCCGGCACGGCCGAGCGGCTGATCGTCGACGGCACCTTCGGTGCCTATCTCGGCTGGGTCTCGGTCGCGACCTGCGCCAACATCACGGCTGCGCTGGTCGCCAGCGGGGTGACACCCTCGAGGTCGATCTCGGTGCTCTGGTCGGTGGTCGTGCTGGTGGTGGTCGCCGCCGTCGGCGTGGTGCTGGCGTGGACCTTCCGCGGCCGGGTCGCGGTCGCGGCGGCGATGGCCTGGGGGCTGGCCTGGATCACTGTGGGCCGGCTCACCGACCAGCCCCGCTCGGCGGCCACCGCGCTGGTCGCCGCGCTGGTCGCGGTCGTCATCATTGCCGCGACCATACGGGAGAAGCTGCGGCACCGTGCCAGACTGGCCCGGTGA
- a CDS encoding alkaline phosphatase D family protein, with the protein MNDPLVLGPLLRYVDETSASIWVETAESATVVVRAEGRSWRNSTFAVHGHHYALVEVAGLEPGSVVPYTVEIGDATVWPPADSPYPPSCIATLKPGKPLRLAFGSCRTSAPHDREGNRMHGVDAMRAYALAMADHSAGHWPDLLLFLGDQVYADETTKEMRDFIEARRDITQPPWEELKDYQEYAHLYRLAWTDPANRWLLSTLPTSMIFDDHDIRDDWNTSLAWRRDMQATTWWHERIVSGLASYWVYQHLGNLSPAERATDEIWQRVVGHSDDGEPDLTEALEEFADRVDQQPETYRWSYARDLGRSRLVVVDSRAARVLDPARRSILDENELRWFDQQLHGDCDHLFIGTSLPYLLAPGLHFVEAWSEALAAGGWGKRLKPVGEKLRRTVDLEHWAAFQHGFQTVAGMIIEVARGRRGRAPRTITFLSGDVHHSYLAEVRRPRGEPAETSRIIQAVCSPVRNPLSRGMRYITAFLAYGLAGPIGLVVARSAKVPAPPFRWDFLRRPWFDNNLGTLEVVKDGLRLWWETGVVRAGDDEHPRLKRLVTMDLVGRPRA; encoded by the coding sequence CGCTACGTGGACGAGACCTCGGCCTCCATCTGGGTGGAGACCGCCGAGTCAGCCACCGTCGTCGTCCGGGCCGAGGGACGCAGCTGGCGGAACAGCACCTTCGCTGTCCACGGTCACCACTACGCCCTGGTCGAGGTGGCCGGGCTCGAGCCGGGCAGCGTCGTGCCCTACACCGTCGAGATCGGTGACGCCACGGTCTGGCCGCCGGCCGACTCGCCCTACCCCCCGAGCTGCATCGCCACCCTGAAGCCGGGCAAGCCGCTCCGGCTGGCCTTCGGCTCCTGCCGGACGTCGGCGCCGCACGACCGCGAGGGCAACCGGATGCACGGGGTCGACGCGATGCGGGCGTACGCCCTGGCGATGGCCGATCATTCCGCCGGGCACTGGCCTGACCTGCTGCTGTTCCTGGGTGACCAGGTGTACGCCGACGAGACCACAAAGGAGATGCGCGACTTCATCGAAGCCCGGCGCGACATCACCCAGCCACCGTGGGAGGAGCTGAAGGACTACCAGGAGTACGCGCACCTCTACCGGTTGGCATGGACGGACCCGGCCAACCGCTGGCTGCTGTCGACCCTGCCGACCTCGATGATCTTCGACGACCACGACATCCGCGACGACTGGAACACCTCGCTGGCGTGGCGTCGCGACATGCAGGCGACGACCTGGTGGCACGAGCGCATCGTCAGCGGGCTCGCCTCCTACTGGGTCTACCAGCATCTGGGCAACCTGTCGCCGGCCGAGCGTGCCACCGACGAGATCTGGCAGCGGGTGGTCGGCCACAGCGATGACGGCGAGCCCGACCTGACCGAGGCGCTGGAGGAGTTCGCCGACCGGGTCGACCAGCAGCCGGAGACCTACCGGTGGAGCTATGCCCGCGACCTGGGCCGGTCACGCCTGGTGGTCGTCGACTCGCGGGCGGCCCGGGTACTCGACCCGGCACGCCGCTCGATCCTGGACGAGAACGAGCTGCGCTGGTTCGACCAGCAGTTGCACGGGGACTGCGACCACCTGTTCATCGGCACCTCACTGCCCTACCTGCTGGCCCCCGGCCTGCACTTCGTCGAGGCCTGGAGCGAGGCGCTCGCGGCCGGCGGCTGGGGCAAGCGGCTCAAGCCGGTCGGTGAGAAGCTCCGGCGCACCGTCGACCTGGAGCATTGGGCCGCCTTCCAGCACGGCTTCCAGACGGTGGCCGGGATGATCATCGAGGTGGCCCGGGGGCGGCGCGGGAGAGCACCGCGGACCATCACCTTCCTGTCCGGTGACGTGCACCACTCCTATCTTGCGGAGGTACGACGGCCGCGCGGCGAGCCGGCGGAGACCAGCCGGATCATCCAGGCGGTCTGCTCCCCGGTACGCAACCCGTTGTCCCGCGGCATGCGGTACATCACCGCGTTCCTGGCGTACGGCCTGGCCGGACCGATCGGACTGGTCGTGGCCCGTTCCGCCAAGGTGCCGGCGCCGCCGTTCCGCTGGGACTTCCTGCGCCGGCCCTGGTTCGACAACAACCTGGGCACGCTCGAGGTTGTGAAGGATGGCCTGCGGCTGTGGTGGGAGACCGGGGTGGTCAGGGCTGGCGACGATGAGCATCCCCGGCTCAAACGGCTGGTCACGATGGACCTGGTGGGGCGGCCTAGAGCCTGA